Genomic window (Zingiber officinale cultivar Zhangliang chromosome 2B, Zo_v1.1, whole genome shotgun sequence):
aattttgaaagttttttaaaaaatcaaatattttttttaaaaaaaacttggaaAATTATTATGAATATGtactcttaaaattattttaaaaatctatcttagataacaaaattttgaaaatattttctaaatttttttggaaaattttaccaactttttaaagttttttcttagattttttttactttgaaaatcCTTCTTAGAATGTtttcttaaatttattttgaaaatatttcttagatttttttttttaaaaaaaattactttgtaaatctttcttagaatttttaaaaatttactttgaaaatctttcttagagattttttctttaaaattactttggaaatcttttttaatttttttttttaaattactatgaaaatctttacttagaaagTTTTATTGTTTACTTAGAAAAGCTTTTTgaaaacatttacttagaaaattgTTGGAAAATATTTACTAAGAATATCTTTTCTTtgtaaatatttacttagaaaatttttccttacaattatttttgaaaaacaattttgACAAAGATTTACTTATAAAATGCTCTTAAAAATAGTTTGCAACTTTTGCTAAACTGAACTTCTGTTCAAACCTCTCTTTTAGTCTGATACATATATAGTGTTTACTGTCAATTATATTTTTACATTAATGTCTAACATTACTTATCCTATATTATGCTCATCTTTCTTTtatcttagttttcttttatcaaTGTCAAAGATGGAGGGTAAGAGTTAATGTAGAAAAAGAACAAACAAACTTGATCAAGTCATTAAATTCAAAACTAACTTAGATCATTTGTTTACATTTTGTATATCgtctttcaatattattttttttaaactttaaatctggttgtcattgtatcaaaaaggaagagattgtttgTACAGtctgcactaatgatctaactcaaattttgatgaatgataagtgaattaaagttagtatttgtgatctaattgttttaccaagtgtgcagtaGTTGACGGGTCTAGAGGATTTGACACCAAGTTAAAATCTAGCTAGGTATGCGGGACCCAATAGCTAgggcgaagtccagataggtccgcgggaTCCGATATTAGCGGAAAGTATGGTTGGGTCTGTAGGGCCTAACAACCAGCCAAAATTCAGTTGGgtttgcggacctgacaactggaaGGAAGACATGGTGGGTCAAAGGTGAGTTAAATGATTATAGTTAGTAAGTAAAAGGTAAGTAATTGGAGGAGAGATTCAGTGAGGATGCGTTCCaagttgagggaatagtaggtgtcgatCCAGCTTATGttcatttggaaaacctaagttgacaccttgactagattctggtctcggagagataggatctaattactattaCTCTCTTactatgttgtgctaactttattttgtaggataaatatatttttgttgcatgtactaactcttttttgtaggAAAGAAGTGGTTGAAAAAGAGTGTACGGGCGCCTAGAGTTGGTCCGAGAGCCTGGACCAACTTTGTCCGGGTGGGTGCCTGGTTAGGTACCTGGCCGATTCAGGCGCTCGAAGTTGGTCCAGGCACTTGGACcagaaaatttatcaaaaatttaagttGGAGTGCATTGACTGGTTGAGCCCACATCAACAGTCCAGGCAACTGGAGGGGGTTCAAGTGCCCATAAGTGGATAACCTTCGTGGATAAAGTTTCAATGAGTGTTCGCCATATCAGCATAGTCTAGACACCCAGGAGGGGATCCAAGCACCTGGATGGGCCTACAAAAGTAGCCTTCGACTAGAAGCTTAAAGATAACATTTGCTACAAGTTTTGTTCTCGTGCACTACTCTGAAAAGGCTCCGACGATCCTGAAAACCTGCTCTGACAATCAACGATCAAGGAACTCTgttctttctttcttattgtcGGTAATCTTTTATTTTCTAGTTCTTGTACACAAATCTTTGTAACTTATTTTttaactgatagtgattgcctatcgaaagcactcttatgagcgagccttggagtaggagtcgtctaagactccaaatcaagtaaaaaattacttgtgttagagTTTGTGTTTTCATGTTTCTTTTCTGCTGTGTATtctcaatttttgaaaaagtgaTGAATGTTTTTTACTCCCCCTTTTTGCATCTTTACGATCCATCAGAGCGGCTTTCGCATAAGCTTTGATCTTCTTATGGGTTAGTGTGTCCCATTTGTTACAAGAGATGAGAGCTCTATCTTCTGTGGGATATGTGAATCCTATCTGGATGATTATCCATATTTTCACCTATATTttaaggtggtactccattcggcacttccagtagccgaaatctTCGTCAGAGAATAGTTGTGGGCATGCGGTTCTGTAGCCTTCTTGGTATGCCATTTAAAAAATCTTGCACATAATAAAACAAGGAGTCTTCTCCcaaaacttggtcttggattagcagtggatATAAAGAACTTTATAaaaaactcgagtggtgttgcataaACTTCGAGAAACTATAAACTCGATCGAGAAAAAATTATAGGAAATGGTGATAACACCGATTCCAATTGACTCTGAAAATCTCAAGAtgcaaaaatagaaaaaaaggtgTAATATATTTACTAGAGAAAACACAAAAAATTTGCTCGAATGATGGTTTCATTAGTGGAACTCCACTCTGATAATAATTGTTGGATcattgcgctagaggggggtgggggATGGGGGTGGGGGGTGGGGAGTGAATAGCGCGCCTCGCTTTCACATTCGTTTAAAACACAATCGAGTAAAATACAGCGGAatataagttaagtaaaaatatgcaaTCGCTAACATAccaaggtttacttggtttagagcctgtgGCGACACTTACTCTAAGACCTGCCCATGAGAGTGCTTacattggacaatcactaatagctcAAACAAGATTACAAATATGAATTACAAtagctataaaataaagttaccgaTAACAAGAGAATTAGCATAAATTCGTTAGTCGATTGTCAGAGTAGCATTTGGATGTTGTCGAGTCATTTCCAGAGCAGCATGCAAGAGCGAAAGATGTTTGTAATGATGTGTTTGAGGTACTGGTCgaatctgttggtgcggttagcactaacggtctaactcagattttgatgaatgacaaattaggttaagttaggtttgtcgtgatctaacactctgaccgagtgtgcaggcgaagtccagacaggtcgacgggctgaccggatgtctggcacgaagtccaagcgggtcgactggctgaccggacgcttggcacgaagtccaaatgggttgaCGGACTgtccggacatttggcacgaagtccaagcgagtcgaagggctgaccggacgcttggcacgaagtccatctaggtcgacgggctgaccgaatagctggcgagaagtccagacgggtcgaagggctgaccggacgtctgacaggtgagtaaaggtaagtcactggaagggtgtgactatgaggacgcgttccctggaagggaacattaggcgtcgatccggctcagatccatttcggatatctaagtcgagatcatgactagattccgatcttggaaagacggaatctaagtcatactttttatattgaacttataaactatgctaacactttattttgcaggatatacattatctatttgtctcgaactaaccttgtcttgtaAGAAAGATGGtccctggagaaaggtggtccgggcgctcggaggggatTCGGGCGCCCGAGAGGCAAGTTTCATCCTATCGCGTCGTCGCCACGtagagctcgctggttggacctgccacgtctcaccataTACTTCTCAGACAATTCTTCCATATACTCTATTGTCTCAATAGATGGTCGAAGTCTCTCGGGGACTTTTAAATGAGCGAGCGAAAGAAGACGCCATCTGTAAGTCCTTGGGAAAAGGAACTTACCAAGATTTCTGGGGTAGCCGATGGGACACCCATGACCACTTGGTTGAATTTCTTAATATAGGTCTGCAATGCTTCCTTAGGCCCTTATTTGATCGCGAATAGGTTCATGTTCATCTTCTGGTAGCGACGACTACTAGCAAAATACTGTAGGAAAGCCATTTAGAAGTCTTTAATGTTGCAGAAGGATCCGATCGACAAGTGTTTGAGCCACCTATGGGCCGATCCGgagagagtggtgagaaataaTCGACACTTGACTTTGTCAGTGTACTGGTAGAATGTGACCATGTTTTCAAACTTGATTACATGGTCTTCGGGGTTAGTTGACCCCATGTACTCTCCGATTGTCAGAGGCCTATAGTGAGGTGGCAATTGATCGTCGAGGATTTCTTGGGAGAATTGCTTATTGATCCGCTAGGGAGAGTCATCGAATCGGGGTGCTTAGCCTTTCTGCCCATCTTGGACGGGCGCGTTCTCGAAAGAGGATCCTTGTGTCATTTTAGCTCGGCCTTGCTCTTCCTAGGGCGTATGGAATAATGCCCGGTGATATGGGATCGACGCATTCGGTGCTTCCCAGAAGACACCAATCTGCCTGTGGTTTGGCTTGCGACCAACGGGGTCTTCCGCTTGGGCTCTTAGATCAGCTCATTGTCCTATCATCGATGCGGCTGGGTCGTTCGGCGCTCGACAATCAGTTGTTGCCTGTTGTTGCTGCTGCACCATCTTCGCAGCCCAGACATTTATCAGCATCTCTAAATTTTCTCGAGTTAGCGTCACAATGGTGATTTGTCCAGCGTTTTCCATCTTCACATTTCGGCTATAGGTGAAGTTCTCACAGATTGAgccaaatatgatcctatctgaaagcaGAGAAGATGGTAGACTAGGAACATGGCTCTGTAGTTGACTAGAAGTAGACTCCGTGTTGTCCTGCAAAACTAGGAGCGTTAGtgccgggccgggaaggggttcccggcactGACCCTCTGATGCTCGAGTAAGGTAATTATCAATTAAAATACATGTAAGATAATTACCAATTATATAAATATccaaaaataactaaaaaaatcAACAATATATATTATGTAGTCAGATTTATACTCCACAATAGTATGGAACTACACAACAACAGAAACATAGATGAAAACACACTAAACCTATGATTCTACCAAAGCCAAAGATGAAACCCCAAAAAATTTATTATGTTAAAATAAGTAAGGAAAAGAAATCTTACCTAAGTAAAAATAGACATATCCAAAAattcaaactaaaaaaaaacttaggcTAATACTATCACTTGTTTTACATGTAATAAATCTGTACATCTTTCATCAGAATGCCCAAACCAAAAAAATTTATACAGTTGAGAAGCATGACTGGTTGGCTGTACCAACTTAGATTTAATAGAAGTATAATCGGATGTCTCAAACAATTCTTCCATATACTCTATTGTCTCAATAGATGGTTGAATTCTCTCAGGGACTTTTGGATGAATTAGCGAAAGAAGTCGACATCTATAAGTCCTTGGGAAAAAGGAACTTACCAAAATTTCTGGAGTAGTCGATGGGACGTCCATGGTCACTTGGttgaatctcttaatataagCCCGCAATGCTTCCTTAGACCCTTGTTTGAGAGCGAACATGTTCACGTTCATATTCTGGTAGCAGCGGCTACTAGTAAAATACTGTAGGAAAGCCATTCAGAAGTTTTTAAAACTACAGATGGATCCGATCGATATGCATTTGAACCACCTCTGTGCTGATCCGGAGAGCGTGGTGAGAAATACTCGACACTTGACTCCGTTGGTGTACTAGTGGAATCTGGCCATGTTGTCAAACTTGATTAGATGGTCTTCGGGGTTAGTTGACCCCATGTACTCTCCGATCTCTAGAAGCCTATAGTGAGGTGGCAATTGATCGTCGAAGATTTCTTGGGTGAACCTATTGATCCGCTATTGAGAGTTGTCGAATCGGGTTGCTTGGCCTTTCCACCCATCCTGGACGGGCGTGTTTTCGGAAGAGGATCCTTGTGTCTTTTCAGCTCGACCTTGCTCATCCGAAGGTGTGCGGAATAATGCCCGGTGATATGGGATCGACACATTCGGTTCTTCTCGAAAGACACCAATCGGCCTGTGGTTTGGCTTGCGGCCAACGAGGTCTTCCACTTGGGCTCTTTGATCAGCTCGTTGCCCTGTCATCAATGCGGCTGGATCGTTCGTCGCTCGACAATCGGTTGTTGTCTCTTATTGCTGTTACACCATCTTTGCAGCCCGGGCATTTATTAGCATCTCTAAATCTTCTTGGGATAACGTTACAGTGGAGAGTTGTCCAGCGTTTTCCATCTTCACATTTCAGCTATAGGTGAATTTCTAATAGATTGCACTAAATATGTTCCTGTCTGAAAGCGGAGAAGATGACAGACTGGGAGTGTGGCTCAGCGGTTGACTGGAAGTAGACTCCGTGTTGTCCTGTAAAACCAAGAGCGTTATTACAGGCTTGGGAAGGGGTTCTCGGTGTTGACTCGCTCAAGTAAggtaattataaattaaaatacatGTAAGGTAATTACCAATtatataaaaatagtttttatataaaaaaatttgaaactcaAAATTCTCTAATAGTTAAATACATATAAGGCAATTACCAATTAGCTCTTAATTACTCATGAAAAATGAGAGGTTATGTTTAGAGCGTCAAAATAACATATTTACTAGTcaacttttaaaattaaagattTTAATACAAAGTAAAATTAACAtttatcttcaaaattaaaaattcgtaTCATTATTACctttaaaaattcttaataaaatattaatattttttttaaaaaaaattaatatttgataatattaatttatttgtAAAATAGTTTACTACTTGTAGTtgttacaaaaaaaatatatagggaTATTTGTTACATTATTCTCAGTCGTAAAGGACATAAATATTTGTCAAACTTTCTAACTagtataaaattatttatttaaacctccgatttctttttttttaatcatcatacatctttaaaaataaatatcaacaATATGTTGTTTTTAatcatttatttatatgataatttAGATGGCCAAACTTCAGTGCCTGACTTACTTCTATAATTTAGTTAGGGTTTAAAGTCGTCAGTtggtttaacttaaaattcttgaACCAGCCATTGTCAAAATTTGAATTGTCACTGTTATTCATCAGATCACCAGATCAAGCACCAACAACAAAGACCGCTGAAAGTACATTAACCAACATCTCCAGATGACCTAATTTTGGGTCCAACGTAGATCGAAGGAGATGAGCTTCCGGAACTTCTCCCACTCCTTCTCCCACACCACGGCCTCGTATACATTCACCTTCGCTCCGACAACTCCCGCCTTCAGAATTATCCGATAATTCATGCCTGCCACCACCTGAGTCTCCCCCTTGACCACGCTGACGAGTCTCAACTGGCTCGTCGCCTCCTTGTTGTGCTCGTCGACGGCGAACTTGGCGATGTCAATGACGTGGGGGTCTTGGAGGTCCCCGATCGGTTTCCAACCGCCGGAAGTAGCGTCGACATTGCAGATGAGgagcagaagaagaggaaggagaagaatgaGGGAAAAGGATTTCATCATTTACTTGATTTGAGTGGCACCAGTGGATAGCGTCGTGCTCTTTTATAGGCGACGGTTGTGTGGGCAAAGGGTTAGCTGGACCGGGATTTGGACCAAAATAAGTGCGGCCCATCGAATCGCTGACCCTTAATGCTCTTCCATATCCGATCCATATAATATTTTtctattataatattttattttttaattggatagtatttaatattataaaatatattggaagaatataaaaaatatatgtttTTGAATCTATATGGAAAATTATTTAATGTTATTATACACCACTTTCCATCTCTTTTAACCGCAATTGTTAAGCACTAAATttcataaagaaaaaatatatcaaatttaaatatttctaaaattgtaaattaataaaataaaatgaattcaattcttaaaaataaaatattgtcaGAGTTGATAATGGTGGCGCTATTTTATAGCTTAGATGACAATtaagaataaatatatattttagacttaaaattttaaatacggTGCTATTTTaagattttgtaaaaaaaaaataaaaaataggcaCTTTCCCAAACAACACTTAGATTTTAAATGGGTACTTTCCCTTTTATATTATTGGATGGGATGTTACGAGTGGATCCAATAGTAATATAAAAGTCAAGACCAAAATAAGATGACAATTAAAATCAAGGTGAGATGATATTTAAGATCAGAGATGATATTTAAGATCAGAGTATAAATAGATGATTAAGTTATCCTTATTAAAATTTAGCTCCTCACCCCTCAACGTTAATGTATTCAGTACGAAGCCGATCAATTTTAGAGGCGACCCGACTTAAGGGCTTCAGTGCCCTACACCTCAGTACCAAGATATACAGAATTAATCTAGTCGACCTAAATGGCCGGTCGAGTTTACAGGATAGTTCCCTACCTCTCAGTATATGCCCAGACGATCTAAGGGTTGGTCGGATTTACAAGGCATAGTTCCCTATCTTACAACACTAAGACAACTCTCAGCACATGACTAGTCGACCTAAGCACCGATCAAATTTATAGGGCATAACTCCCTATTAAAACtctcagacgggccaacctgtgaCGCGGTGGGTTGGCCTGTGGCGGGCCAATCATTTGACGGGATGGGGTGGACCAACCCGTCAACTTAGTGGGTTGTGAAATTTCTAACCCAACTCAATCCAAGGCAGGTTGTGGGTTTGGCAGACCAACCCGCGGGctcatcaaaattttttaaaaaatttaaaaaatatttcatattttcaaaattttacttcgaaaggtttcatcaatcaaatgtatccttaaacatgtattttaaatataaatttacataaatgagtacttttgttggatgaaaaatactatttttatttcaaaattataacaaagaaagaaaataaattggcATAACACGCGGGTCAACCTGCGGGCCCGCGGGTCAACCCAAGGCCATCGCGGGTCGCAGGCCTAGGCGGGTCGCCCTCCGctgataaaattccaacctaaCCCACTTAAATTATTTGACGGGGCGAG
Coding sequences:
- the LOC122049392 gene encoding cysteine proteinase inhibitor 1-like translates to MMKSFSLILLLPLLLLLICNVDATSGGWKPIGDLQDPHVIDIAKFAVDEHNKEATSQLRLVSVVKGETQVVAGMNYRIILKAGVVGAKVNVYEAVVWEKEWEKFRKLISFDLRWTQN